From Terriglobales bacterium:
TCCTTGTTGGAGCGCCCCGCCACGAGCAGTTCCAGCACTTCCTTCTCGCGGTCGGTGAAGGTGACGCGCCCGGCGGGGAAGATGCGTCCCGGCGAAGAGGTCACGCGCTCGATGAAGATGGAGAGCACGCGCCGCGGCGCCCACACCGAGCCCTGGTGCACGATGCGGATGGCCTGGATGAACTCCTGCGCCCCCGCGCCCTCGTCGATGTAGCCCTTGGCGCCCGCCGCCAGGGCCTTGAGAATGGTCTCGTCGTCGGCCCCGGTGCCGGTGACGATGATGCGCAGGTCGGGGCGCACCGCCTTCAGGCTGGCCATCACGTCGAACAGGTTCTGGGCGGCGCGGCTGCCCAGCAGCGCCAGGTCCACGTTCTGGTGCGAGGCGATCTCGCCCACCGACGAGGCCACCAGCTCGAACTCGGGTTCGGAATCGAAGAGCGCGCGAAAGCCCACGAAGCGCAGGGGGTCGCTCTCGATCACGGCGATGCGGATGCGCGGCTTCTTCACAGGTGCAGGTTTCATGCTGTCCTTCCGGCCAGAGTGGGGCAAGCATACGTCATTCCTCCCGCCCCTGGGAAGTGTGACCGAAGGCCCTGGCCTCGCGTAAGGGCTGGCTTTTGAGGTACATTGGCGGCCTTCTGGGAGGATTGGCTATGGGCAACCGGGTCTGGGCAGGGGTGGCGGGAATGGCAGTGCTGGCGGTGATGGCGGTGGCGGCCGCGGGCCAGGAGGCCCCGGCGACGGCCCCGCCGCAGGCGGGGGCGGCGCCCACCGCCGTCTATAAGCCCAAGTTCCCCGGCGACCCCGCCCGCAGCGAGCCCGAGGCCGCCGCCCTGGGCTACATGCGCACCCTGCTCCAAGCCCAGCGC
This genomic window contains:
- a CDS encoding response regulator transcription factor, with amino-acid sequence MKPAPVKKPRIRIAVIESDPLRFVGFRALFDSEPEFELVASSVGEIASHQNVDLALLGSRAAQNLFDVMASLKAVRPDLRIIVTGTGADDETILKALAAGAKGYIDEGAGAQEFIQAIRIVHQGSVWAPRRVLSIFIERVTSSPGRIFPAGRVTFTDREKEVLELLVAGRSNKEIGASLGIEERTVKAHVAKLMRKVGVQNRIALSVHAITHSLVSSGK